In the genome of Mesoaciditoga lauensis cd-1655R = DSM 25116, the window CTGGCAATTGCCAGCCTTTTGAATTCTGTAAGTCTTTCTTTATCTTTCTCTATTAGGCGCTTTTCTTGGACCTTTCGAAAAGAGCAACTATCAAAACTATGATACCTACAACCAGGTCGTTGGTCATGTTAGCGGTGTAGTTGCTGACAATTTGTGGAATGAATGCCGCAATGATCATCCAAACTCCACCGATGAGCCCTATCGTCCAACCCTGCCAAGCAGAACCAGATGGGATCATCATGAAACCAACAATTGCAAGTATGATACCAACGATAAGGTCGTTGACGAGGTTACCAGTTCCAAGCATACCAGGTATGAATGCTGCTATAACGAACCAGATACCCAAAATCAAAGATGTCCAACCTTTCCAAGACATTTGAAACACCTCCTAATTAAGAATTAAAAATACCCATAAATCATCTCTCGACATACATAAGCTAAGTTCGTGCCAAAGTGGTTAAAAATTGAAGAAGACCGAAAACAAAGGATTTTTGAAAGAGTGAAAAATCCAGGCAACAAAAAAGTGCGAACAAAATGTTCGCACTTTTTCACTCTTTCGACTTTATTTCCTGAATTGTGGGTGCGTATTTTTTCTTCGCATATTTTATTTTCAATATCTCATGTTGTGCGTGAACATTACGAAAAGTATTACAAGAGACATTACAAAAATTCTCTATGAGAGCATGTGAGCAACATTTGAATAGAATGCTTTTTGATTTAGAACCCGCTTTCCAAACGGTCAAAGCATTTTTTCGAAGTACTTGTCAGAACGAATTCGCTCTTTTTTCCATCTGGAGATTCAAATGTTCTGACAAGTACTTCGAGAGTGAGATTTGATTTCTTTTTGAAATACTTTGTAACATTGACGCACAATGTGAATACCTTACGTTTTCAAAATTCATAGATTTGCGAAAACTTCTTCGTTACGTAATCCATGAAGTACTTGTGAGTAAGTGACTCACCCGTTACTTTAACCACCAGATCTTTTGGATCGTAAAGGGCCCCGTATTTATGTATCTTTTCCCTTTGCCATTCCCTAAATGTTTTCAAGTCTCCATTTTCAATACGTTGCGCTAGATCGGGAATTTCCTTTTGAGCAGTTGCAAAGAATTGGGCTGCGTAAAGGTTTCCCAGCATGTACGATGGGAAGTATCCCATTTGTCCACCTGCCCAATGAACATCCTGGAGGACCCCTTCAGCATCGTTGGAAGGTCTTATACCAAAATACTCTTCCATTTTTTGATTCCATACGTCGGGTAAATCTTCCACCTTGATACGCTCATTTATCAGCGCTTCTTCTATTTCAAACCTCAAAATTATGTGAAGGTTGTAGGTTACTTCGTCCGCCTCTATTCTTATCAACGAAGGCTTTACCACATTTATTGCACGATAGAAATCTTCCATAGAGATCTTTGAATATTTTGGGAATATTTCCACGAATTTTGGATAGAAGAACTTCCAAAATTCCTTAGATCTTCCAATGAGATTTTCCCACGTTCTGGATTGTGACTCATGAATTCCCATAGATGCTCCGGTACCAACGGGTGTTGCATAATACTCTTCACTTATTCCTTGTTCGTAAAGAGCATGGCCACCTTCGTGCATTGTGCCAAATAAAGAAGGCCTTAAATCGTTTGGGTCATACTTCGTCGTGATACGGACGTCTCCCAATCCTATTCCTATGGTGAAAGGATGCTCGGTTTCATCTAGTCGGCCACCTTCAAAGTCGTATCCCATTATCTTTAACGCTTCTACTGAGAGTTTTTCTTGAAGAGATTTTTCAAACGTTCCTCTAAGGATTGACTCATTGGGGCCTTTTGCATTCGCGATTTTCTTTATAAAAGGTACCAATTCCTTTTTTAATCCT includes:
- a CDS encoding carboxypeptidase M32, which encodes MEVKEMYNYMKEITKLHNAISLIEWDMRTKIPPKGAPARAEVVGKIARMIFEMSTAPKVAEFVEYFNRPKVYDSLNEFDRRNVDLMTKEYRRQKAIPPEKFEKFSIACSKGESIWQEAKAENNFPKFKPVLSEIVGYLREFAEMYGYEENRYDALIEGFEPSTTTKDIKGVIEGLKKELVPFIKKIANAKGPNESILRGTFEKSLQEKLSVEALKIMGYDFEGGRLDETEHPFTIGIGLGDVRITTKYDPNDLRPSLFGTMHEGGHALYEQGISEEYYATPVGTGASMGIHESQSRTWENLIGRSKEFWKFFYPKFVEIFPKYSKISMEDFYRAINVVKPSLIRIEADEVTYNLHIILRFEIEEALINERIKVEDLPDVWNQKMEEYFGIRPSNDAEGVLQDVHWAGGQMGYFPSYMLGNLYAAQFFATAQKEIPDLAQRIENGDLKTFREWQREKIHKYGALYDPKDLVVKVTGESLTHKYFMDYVTKKFSQIYEF
- a CDS encoding SPW repeat domain-containing protein, translating into MSWKGWTSLILGIWFVIAAFIPGMLGTGNLVNDLIVGIILAIVGFMMIPSGSAWQGWTIGLIGGVWMIIAAFIPQIVSNYTANMTNDLVVGIIVLIVALFERSKKSA